A stretch of Saccharothrix texasensis DNA encodes these proteins:
- the fbaA gene encoding class II fructose-bisphosphate aldolase — protein sequence MPIATPEVYAEMLDRAKANEFAYPAINVTSSETLNAALRGFAEAESDGIIQVSTGGAEFASGTKVKDMVTGAVALAEFAHVVAEKYPVNIALHTDHCPKDKLDGYVRPLVAISQERVDRGLNPLFQSHMWDGSAVPLDENLKIASELLDLTAKAKIILEIEVGVVGGEEDGVVAEINEKLYTSPEDYLKTVDSLGAGEKGRYLVAATFGNVHGVYKPGNVKLRPEILKQGQDVVAEKLGLPAGSKPFDLVFHGGSGSLLEEIHEALTYGVIKMNIDTDTQYAFTRPIVGHMFANYDGVLKVDGEVGNKKAYDPRSYLKAAEQGMAARIAQACEHLKSSGRMIAG from the coding sequence ATGCCCATCGCAACCCCCGAGGTCTACGCCGAGATGCTCGACCGCGCGAAGGCGAACGAGTTCGCCTACCCCGCGATCAACGTCACCTCGTCCGAGACCCTCAACGCGGCCCTGCGAGGTTTCGCGGAAGCCGAGAGCGACGGGATCATCCAGGTCTCGACCGGTGGTGCCGAGTTCGCCTCGGGCACCAAGGTCAAGGACATGGTGACCGGCGCGGTTGCGCTGGCGGAGTTCGCGCACGTGGTCGCCGAGAAGTACCCGGTGAACATCGCGCTGCACACCGACCACTGCCCGAAGGACAAGCTCGACGGCTACGTCCGGCCGCTCGTCGCGATCAGCCAGGAGCGGGTGGACCGCGGGCTCAACCCGCTGTTCCAGTCGCACATGTGGGACGGCTCGGCCGTGCCGCTCGACGAGAACCTGAAGATCGCGTCCGAGCTGCTCGACCTCACCGCCAAGGCGAAGATCATCCTCGAGATCGAGGTGGGCGTCGTCGGCGGCGAGGAGGACGGCGTCGTCGCCGAGATCAACGAGAAGCTCTACACCTCCCCCGAGGACTACCTGAAGACGGTGGACTCCCTCGGCGCCGGTGAGAAGGGCCGCTACCTGGTCGCGGCGACGTTCGGCAACGTGCACGGCGTGTACAAGCCGGGCAACGTGAAGCTGCGCCCGGAGATCCTCAAGCAGGGTCAGGACGTGGTGGCCGAGAAGCTGGGCCTGCCGGCCGGCTCCAAGCCGTTCGACCTGGTCTTCCACGGCGGCTCCGGCTCGCTGCTGGAGGAGATCCACGAGGCGCTGACGTACGGCGTGATCAAGATGAACATCGACACGGACACGCAGTACGCGTTCACCCGGCCGATCGTCGGTCACATGTTCGCCAACTACGACGGCGTGCTCAAGGTGGACGGGGAGGTCGGCAACAAGAAGGCCTACGACCCGCGGTCCTACCTCAAGGCCGCCGAGCAGGGCATGGCCGCCCGCATCGCCCAGGCGTGCGAGCACCTGAAGTCGTCCGGCCGCATGATCGCCGGCTGA
- a CDS encoding serine hydrolase domain-containing protein, whose translation MRRLLRAAAAGALALSLTATTAGLAAAAPPDRLASAVDRALAAGVPGVVVRVDDGRGRPVEVARQARWTLPDHRLRSDDEFKMASNTKTVSATLVLRLVAERRIGLDDPVGRWLPGVVPNGSAVTLRMLLNQTSGLFDYLDDPRLLGLLTGRQPRPWPPADLVAVAVSHPPLFAPGERWDYSNTNYTLIGMVLEAVTGRPYTDLVERQVLRPLGMGDTYFADGTGFRGRHARGYEPDAEHLGPLLPPGVPVGDGFAGPRRHEHVDVTGIDLGPAWAAGGLISTPADWRRFLTALMSGRLIPRHLLAEMRDAVPQGGSSPHGYGLGVMEVTTSCGTVWGHSGGFPGYRSHNYADAAGDRTVTVLLTTNFALAAPDAAAAQAELVDAAVCRLNGR comes from the coding sequence ATGCGCCGACTTCTCCGCGCCGCCGCGGCCGGGGCGCTGGCCCTGTCCCTGACCGCGACCACCGCGGGCCTCGCGGCCGCCGCCCCGCCGGACCGGTTGGCGAGCGCCGTCGACCGGGCCCTGGCGGCGGGCGTCCCCGGTGTCGTCGTCCGGGTGGACGACGGGCGCGGCCGGCCGGTGGAGGTCGCCCGGCAGGCCCGCTGGACGCTCCCGGACCACCGGCTCCGGTCCGACGACGAGTTCAAGATGGCGTCCAACACGAAGACGGTGTCCGCGACCCTGGTCCTGCGGCTCGTCGCCGAACGGCGGATCGGCCTGGACGACCCGGTCGGGCGGTGGCTGCCGGGTGTCGTGCCGAACGGTTCGGCGGTCACGCTCCGGATGCTGCTCAACCAGACCAGCGGCCTGTTCGACTACCTGGACGACCCGCGCCTGCTCGGCCTGCTCACGGGGCGGCAGCCGCGGCCCTGGCCGCCCGCCGACCTGGTCGCCGTGGCCGTGTCGCACCCGCCGCTGTTCGCGCCCGGTGAGCGCTGGGACTACAGCAACACGAACTACACGCTGATCGGGATGGTGCTGGAGGCCGTGACCGGCCGGCCGTACACCGACCTGGTGGAGCGGCAGGTGCTCCGGCCGCTCGGGATGGGCGACACCTACTTCGCCGACGGGACCGGGTTCCGCGGCCGGCACGCCCGCGGGTACGAGCCCGACGCCGAGCACCTCGGCCCGCTGCTCCCGCCCGGCGTGCCCGTCGGCGACGGCTTCGCCGGTCCTCGGCGCCACGAGCACGTCGACGTCACCGGGATCGACCTCGGCCCCGCGTGGGCCGCCGGTGGCCTGATCTCCACCCCCGCGGACTGGCGCCGCTTCCTCACCGCCCTCATGTCCGGCCGGCTGATCCCCCGCCACCTGCTCGCGGAGATGCGCGACGCGGTGCCCCAGGGCGGCTCCAGCCCCCACGGCTACGGCCTGGGCGTCATGGAGGTGACGACGTCCTGCGGCACGGTCTGGGGCCACTCGGGCGGCTTCCCGGGCTACCGCAGCCACAACTACGCCGACGCCGCCGGCGACCGCACCGTCACCGTGCTGCTGACCACCAACTTCGCCCTCGCCGCGCCGGACGCGGCCGCCGCGCAGGCGGAGCTGGTGGACGCCGCCGTCTGCCGCCTGAACGGCAGGTAG
- a CDS encoding DUF3151 domain-containing protein — translation MDNLLGPEPTLLPDRPEAQAAAEAGTDPAKIVRAYPDFSEAWALLAERALQTGDPVAGYAYARTGYHRGLDQLRRSGWKGHGPVPWSHRGNQGFLRALAALARAADEIGESEEYERCRKFLGDSDPAAPAALGLS, via the coding sequence ATGGACAACCTGCTCGGTCCCGAACCCACGTTGCTGCCGGACCGCCCGGAGGCGCAGGCCGCCGCCGAGGCGGGCACCGACCCGGCCAAGATCGTCCGCGCCTACCCCGACTTCAGCGAGGCGTGGGCGCTGCTCGCCGAGCGGGCGCTGCAGACCGGCGACCCGGTGGCCGGCTACGCGTACGCGCGCACCGGCTACCACCGCGGTCTCGACCAGCTGCGCCGCTCCGGGTGGAAGGGCCACGGCCCGGTGCCCTGGTCGCACCGCGGCAACCAGGGCTTCCTGCGCGCGCTGGCGGCGCTGGCGCGGGCCGCCGACGAGATCGGGGAGAGCGAGGAGTACGAGCGCTGCCGCAAGTTCCTCGGCGACAGCGACCCGGCGGCGCCCGCCGCGCTCGGCCTGAGCTGA